The genomic DNA AAACGGACCAGCATGGTCAATAGTTGCCAGGCCAATATGAGGATTGTAATCGACAGGATCGTAAAGATGCTTTTCTTCATTTTCGGATTATTTATAGAATTGCTCATCGGGCATTTTTCCTCCCAATGCTTTAGGTTCATATTGCTCAATCAGTTGCAGGAAGTGAAGTATATTTTCTTGGGCTTCGGAGACTGTTTTATAGTCAATCTTACAACGTTCGATACTTTCGGGCGTCAACATGCCAAATGTAAAAATGTTTTCCTTTTCCAATATACAAATAGCCTGTTCCGGCTGCTCTACGGCAAAACGGCAAGAAGCATTTAAAAGACTGTCCATCGTTTCTTTACTTTTTTTCAAGGTAGGCACATAGAGTATGGCTGTCTGGGCAAATCCTAAAGAGGCAGAATCAGGCTTGTTTAGGTCTGCCAATATTTGCAACGTGCTGTCTTTCCGCAACGCAATACTCAAGAACGGTTCTCCTAAAACGGCATAATCGACTTTCCCGGCCAACAGTCCCTGCATGATTTCATGTGCGGTAGTGAGTGAATAATTCAACGTGTAATTAAGTTTATGTTGCCGGAGATAATGACGGGTAAGAATGTCAGGTGTCGTTCCTGCTCCGAAAATATGTAAAACCGATTTGTTCTCACCGGATATACCTTTGTCGCTTCTACCTACCAAATAGAGGGTACCCCATATCGGACAACCTGCCAGATGATATCGAATGCCTTTATTATACAAGTTGACAGCACTGATCATCGGCAAAACAGCTATATCAGCTTCACCTTTTATCAGAGTAGCTTGCATCAAGTCAGGAGAATCGATTATCCGAACGGAAAGCGGCTTGCCGTCGATAACGGGCGTTTCTTTCATCCAGTGTGCAAAGGCAATGGCGGAAGGACCACGCAGAACTGATACACGTATCATTCCCGCATCTGTTTTCGGTTTACTATTGCAACAGCATAAAATAAATAGCAAGCAAAGGCATCTGAAGAATGTCATAGC from Parabacteroides merdae ATCC 43184 includes the following:
- a CDS encoding ABC transporter substrate-binding protein; this encodes MTFFRCLCLLFILCCCNSKPKTDAGMIRVSVLRGPSAIAFAHWMKETPVIDGKPLSVRIIDSPDLMQATLIKGEADIAVLPMISAVNLYNKGIRYHLAGCPIWGTLYLVGRSDKGISGENKSVLHIFGAGTTPDILTRHYLRQHKLNYTLNYSLTTAHEIMQGLLAGKVDYAVLGEPFLSIALRKDSTLQILADLNKPDSASLGFAQTAILYVPTLKKSKETMDSLLNASCRFAVEQPEQAICILEKENIFTFGMLTPESIERCKIDYKTVSEAQENILHFLQLIEQYEPKALGGKMPDEQFYK